In Abyssicoccus albus, the following proteins share a genomic window:
- a CDS encoding CamS family sex pheromone protein gives MKKILLILTTTLLLTACANTNDQDEKVDDKEVTKEEQKRTTKVQISKDYYRHLLPFEPTDTRGLTSSNMVSSYNAEHFEKGLLTISQKNFNPNDYLYSEGEVLNKDIIEGYLNPKYTKSEIKEMSDSEKEEKRAFANLGLNPSHKGEDDPEKIAENSPTYLAHILEQDFYIETDAKNNKLSGMTLGLAMNSVHYYQKEKNGPILSKNLDEDKVIKEGQKMAQEILNRIRVNDQVNDIPITFAIYVQSTDTSLSPGEFVKYAHVSKKSKKIGKWENVDQQFVTVPTNEAAKLDKNINENYKRFNQDLKDFFPNYTTSIGLLEVKDGKAEELKIDIPMDYYGQSEVVALTQFVGDLLNKYFSSVPNIELIISDNQKPKATIIKEAGEEEPFIHIFE, from the coding sequence ATGAAGAAGATTTTGTTGATACTGACAACAACATTACTCCTTACAGCATGTGCTAATACGAATGATCAAGACGAGAAGGTGGACGATAAAGAAGTCACGAAAGAAGAACAGAAAAGAACGACAAAAGTTCAAATTTCTAAGGATTATTATCGCCATTTATTACCATTTGAACCGACAGATACAAGAGGATTAACGAGTAGTAACATGGTATCTTCGTATAACGCTGAACATTTTGAGAAAGGATTACTGACCATTAGTCAAAAAAATTTCAACCCGAATGATTATCTTTACTCAGAAGGCGAAGTGTTGAATAAAGACATCATCGAAGGCTACTTGAATCCTAAATATACTAAATCAGAAATTAAAGAGATGTCTGATAGTGAGAAAGAAGAAAAAAGAGCATTCGCTAATTTAGGACTGAATCCATCTCACAAAGGTGAAGACGATCCAGAGAAAATTGCAGAAAATTCTCCAACATATTTGGCACATATCCTAGAACAGGACTTCTATATTGAAACCGATGCAAAGAATAACAAACTGAGTGGAATGACACTTGGACTCGCGATGAATAGTGTTCACTACTATCAAAAGGAAAAAAACGGCCCAATTCTTTCAAAAAACTTAGATGAAGATAAAGTGATTAAAGAAGGACAAAAAATGGCACAAGAAATATTAAATCGAATTCGAGTGAATGACCAAGTGAATGATATTCCAATTACATTCGCGATTTATGTTCAATCAACGGATACATCATTGTCACCTGGTGAATTCGTGAAATATGCGCATGTGAGTAAAAAGAGTAAAAAAATTGGGAAATGGGAAAATGTTGATCAACAATTTGTAACTGTTCCAACGAATGAAGCAGCAAAACTTGATAAAAATATAAATGAAAATTATAAACGATTCAATCAAGACTTGAAAGATTTCTTCCCGAACTATACGACATCAATCGGACTGTTAGAAGTGAAAGACGGTAAAGCTGAAGAATTGAAGATTGATATACCAATGGATTACTACGGTCAATCAGAAGTCGTTGCATTAACCCAATTCGTAGGAGACTTATTAAATAAATATTTTAGTAGTGTACCAAACATCGAATTAATCATCTCAGATAATCAGAAACCGAAAGCAACAATCATTAAAGAAGCAGGTGAGGAAGAGCCGTTTATTCATATTTTTGAGTAG
- a CDS encoding PD-(D/E)XK nuclease family protein, whose translation MIKLVDAVNTNHLFERIIEEDSKSGKLFGSPIYVLTRADNVLKYQHTMTNTVQNNGSFNIAVFTYTRLMWHIYNEIGFGKKIQASKDAHALLIYRIMNDYQHEEEMSVFKAQLNDNDDVSKQNSIEHIEFAYAILNAIQEFEDYLVDVNMDEIVNLNEMPKLKAISFIYDKYKEEIKRLSTSPNKDISLSSINMLKDFIERLKSYNNSEEIRALQHAKIYIHGITDFTPIEIKLIQELSRLGLHIEISTTDDSLHQETFERREDGILKPIEMKSSLHKQENLVNKLQIFETPNHRVEFELIAKRIENLVHTSSDTNFKDFVVYYRDDMVLQQLLRTFNRYNINVQYNENKPMTTHPFTQFVDGLFEYANINYDNLHHPKYLETIIKIAKTRYLTSSVLNTYLDRIDDFVHSYAVTYGELFNEDHEFDPEVLFYKKYKERTNENDEFLKDIALKRYEKELAKDEVNTTEVEKENINKPESKAYKALVERQKEYYESLNQNTDEGNVDLEDALNDKEIKDIGQLNAKDDDEEAIEESVELNQSNKVDSDYTESFVNTVIVLRHIIDGVNNFKAIFEEEINEDSNRNVGGEIKKEIPLIDVLDDINQYFNHYGIYTKLSGQYSYYEDEEKHEVQQVYNTVVNIIESGYISLNGIILDNRSKSLKLMTDLFRTTFSKSVFQQQQLLKDAVYIKSLDDVSFDSYKYVFIANFDRNNTPRTIKDNKLISDRIKEKFKNRLSPTTIELRDKDKSLFYRAIQSAEEKVVITYSLINHDGRVTKESPFIGELINDSKLNINKYTNRYRVYRNSLLGEWIEYKKNKDNEYDEIIHFDEYINLLTSKDHIKTPLIHRLNELSKIQTNESKVIRHHEDQQAQNKSKTEVLKPWVHALNYIKDNNKDLYDEINDYYNFYSKVSNQFIGPSLAHELYLSESERDQASNEYIFEPSVSRFQTYNGCAFKHFAQYGLHLQTREAFDIESKDTGTVQHEVLERLFKDSDIIETLRHEEDDEKIVANQELSDRIHEIIEDVLSDSAYVNGKYNHSHYNQYLKRKIHRSVRNAAIFSIMSLSIGKYNPERFEADFGFVREDDKSNKKSKVANVKEITTAKVDNKSYKVHIKGQIDRVDIYRDEENKKAYINVIDYKLSKKDLLLEDVLDGGQLQQFSYMYVIKENKEQFGLEGYEVLPNTMMFLPVHSKNGKVEYDTDKKKVKEILDNRNDENEYESKFKTFIFDKTKKDYKPKGMFINEAEAFNKEVHFSQSEGLMALLQKYNSDENSIDKESYRKIFSHFYPSEYGGPEPEKDYKKRNPEKEMDELFLIRNQSQHKFISHDGFEEVISKVKDIYEKNTSEIFNGHALVSPKENDDGELQPCEYCEFKSACYFDITNSESRKPDKEEYERIILEDILKGVKPGEY comes from the coding sequence GTGATCAAACTAGTTGATGCAGTCAACACGAATCATTTGTTTGAACGTATTATAGAGGAAGATTCAAAATCAGGTAAATTATTTGGTTCACCGATTTATGTATTAACACGTGCTGATAATGTTTTAAAATATCAACATACTATGACGAATACAGTTCAAAATAATGGATCTTTTAATATTGCAGTATTTACATATACACGTTTAATGTGGCATATATATAATGAAATTGGTTTTGGCAAAAAAATACAAGCCTCAAAAGATGCTCATGCATTATTAATTTACAGAATTATGAATGACTATCAACATGAAGAAGAGATGAGTGTATTTAAGGCACAACTTAATGATAATGATGATGTTTCAAAGCAAAATTCAATTGAACATATTGAATTTGCATATGCAATATTAAATGCTATCCAAGAATTTGAAGATTATTTAGTGGACGTCAATATGGATGAGATAGTCAACTTAAATGAAATGCCTAAACTAAAGGCAATTAGTTTTATATATGATAAATATAAAGAGGAAATTAAAAGGTTATCAACGTCTCCTAATAAGGATATTTCATTATCGTCTATTAATATGTTGAAAGATTTTATAGAGAGATTAAAATCATATAACAATAGTGAAGAAATACGCGCATTACAACATGCAAAAATATACATACATGGCATAACTGATTTTACACCGATAGAAATTAAGTTAATACAAGAGTTAAGCCGATTAGGTCTCCATATAGAAATATCTACGACAGATGATTCATTACATCAGGAAACGTTTGAAAGAAGAGAAGACGGCATACTTAAGCCGATTGAAATGAAGTCCAGCTTACATAAACAAGAAAATCTAGTGAATAAGCTTCAAATATTCGAAACACCAAATCACCGGGTAGAATTTGAACTGATTGCGAAAAGAATTGAAAATTTAGTACATACATCTTCTGATACAAATTTTAAGGATTTTGTAGTGTATTATCGAGATGATATGGTATTACAACAATTACTTAGAACATTTAATCGTTATAATATCAATGTTCAATATAACGAGAACAAACCGATGACAACACATCCATTTACTCAATTTGTAGATGGCTTATTTGAGTATGCGAATATAAATTATGATAATCTCCATCACCCTAAATATTTAGAGACTATTATTAAAATTGCTAAAACAAGATACTTAACGTCTTCTGTACTCAACACTTATCTTGATAGAATTGATGATTTCGTTCATTCATATGCTGTAACGTATGGGGAATTATTCAATGAAGATCATGAATTTGATCCTGAGGTACTTTTTTATAAAAAGTATAAAGAACGTACGAATGAGAATGACGAATTCCTTAAAGATATAGCGTTAAAACGGTATGAAAAAGAACTTGCTAAAGATGAAGTTAATACAACTGAAGTAGAAAAAGAAAACATAAATAAACCTGAAAGCAAAGCATACAAAGCACTCGTTGAAAGGCAAAAGGAGTACTATGAATCACTAAATCAGAATACAGATGAAGGCAATGTTGATTTAGAGGATGCATTGAATGACAAAGAGATTAAAGATATTGGTCAACTGAATGCAAAAGATGATGATGAAGAAGCAATCGAAGAGAGTGTTGAATTGAACCAATCAAATAAAGTGGATAGTGACTATACTGAGAGCTTTGTTAATACTGTCATTGTACTACGACATATTATCGATGGTGTTAATAACTTTAAGGCAATTTTTGAAGAAGAGATAAATGAAGATTCAAATAGAAACGTTGGTGGTGAAATTAAAAAAGAAATTCCTTTGATTGATGTTCTCGACGACATAAACCAATACTTTAATCATTACGGTATATATACTAAGTTATCTGGACAGTACTCATATTATGAAGATGAGGAAAAGCATGAGGTTCAACAAGTATATAATACAGTCGTCAATATTATTGAGAGTGGTTATATATCACTGAATGGTATTATACTTGACAATCGATCTAAATCATTAAAGTTAATGACTGATTTGTTTAGAACGACCTTCTCAAAATCAGTATTTCAACAACAACAATTATTAAAAGATGCGGTATATATAAAATCATTAGATGACGTTTCCTTTGATTCCTACAAATATGTGTTTATTGCAAATTTTGATCGAAATAATACACCAAGAACGATTAAGGACAATAAACTAATTTCTGATCGAATCAAAGAGAAGTTCAAAAATAGATTATCACCAACGACTATAGAGTTAAGAGATAAAGACAAATCTTTATTTTATAGAGCAATTCAATCAGCTGAGGAAAAAGTCGTTATTACTTATTCTTTAATTAATCATGATGGACGTGTAACAAAAGAAAGTCCATTCATTGGTGAATTGATTAATGATAGCAAGTTAAATATTAATAAGTATACAAATAGGTATAGAGTCTACAGAAATTCATTACTCGGAGAATGGATTGAATATAAGAAAAATAAAGATAATGAATATGATGAAATTATTCACTTTGATGAATATATAAATCTATTAACTTCCAAAGATCATATTAAAACACCTTTAATTCATAGGTTAAATGAATTATCTAAGATTCAAACAAATGAAAGTAAAGTTATAAGACATCATGAGGATCAACAAGCACAAAATAAATCAAAAACTGAAGTATTGAAGCCATGGGTTCATGCGTTGAACTATATTAAAGATAATAATAAAGATTTATATGATGAAATAAATGATTATTATAATTTTTATTCTAAAGTATCGAATCAGTTTATAGGGCCATCATTGGCGCATGAGTTATACCTATCTGAATCTGAAAGAGATCAAGCATCGAACGAATATATTTTTGAGCCAAGTGTATCGAGGTTCCAGACATATAACGGATGTGCGTTTAAACATTTCGCTCAATATGGATTACATTTACAGACTAGGGAAGCATTCGACATAGAATCTAAAGATACAGGAACAGTTCAACATGAAGTATTGGAACGTCTCTTTAAAGATTCAGACATTATTGAAACCCTTCGACATGAGGAAGATGATGAAAAGATTGTAGCGAATCAAGAATTAAGCGATCGAATACATGAAATTATCGAAGATGTTTTAAGTGACAGTGCGTATGTGAATGGGAAGTACAACCATTCACATTATAACCAGTATTTGAAACGGAAAATTCATCGTTCAGTTCGTAATGCAGCAATATTCTCTATTATGTCTTTAAGTATTGGTAAGTATAATCCAGAAAGATTTGAAGCAGATTTTGGTTTTGTGCGTGAAGATGATAAAAGTAACAAGAAGTCTAAAGTAGCAAATGTTAAAGAAATCACTACAGCCAAAGTTGATAATAAGTCTTATAAAGTTCATATTAAAGGTCAAATAGATAGAGTGGATATTTATAGGGATGAAGAGAACAAAAAAGCTTATATAAACGTTATAGATTATAAATTAAGCAAGAAAGATTTGTTATTAGAAGATGTATTAGACGGAGGTCAGCTTCAACAATTTAGCTATATGTATGTGATTAAAGAAAATAAGGAACAATTTGGATTGGAAGGATATGAAGTCTTACCAAATACGATGATGTTTTTGCCAGTGCATAGTAAAAATGGAAAAGTTGAATATGATACAGATAAGAAAAAGGTAAAAGAAATTTTAGATAATAGAAATGATGAAAATGAATATGAGTCGAAATTTAAAACTTTTATTTTTGATAAAACAAAGAAAGATTACAAACCAAAAGGTATGTTTATCAATGAAGCTGAAGCATTTAATAAAGAAGTTCACTTTAGTCAATCAGAAGGTTTAATGGCTTTGCTACAAAAATACAATAGTGATGAGAATTCAATTGACAAAGAAAGTTATAGGAAAATTTTTTCTCATTTTTATCCATCTGAATATGGTGGACCAGAACCGGAAAAAGATTATAAGAAAAGAAATCCAGAAAAGGAAATGGATGAATTATTTTTAATTAGAAATCAAAGTCAACATAAATTTATCTCACATGATGGATTTGAAGAAGTCATCTCCAAAGTTAAAGATATTTATGAGAAAAATACTAGTGAGATATTTAATGGTCATGCCTTAGTATCGCCTAAAGAAAATGACGATGGTGAATTGCAGCCTTGTGAATATTGTGAATTCAAGTCAGCTTGTTATTTTGATATTACAAATAGTGAATCACGTAAACCTGATAAAGAAGAATATGAAAGAATCATTCTAGAAGATATATTAAAGGGGGTTAAGCCAGGTGAGTACTAA
- a CDS encoding UvrD-helicase domain-containing protein: protein MSTKEIKFNPQQEFSINALGNGVENYDGFKQYDNILVSAAAGSGKTAVLVQRIKRNIELGVKIDEMLVSTFTIEAAKNMKSRLEDLLEENINSDHEHNEKYKTAVEQINKAQISTLHSFCLDVIQDNYYKLGLSPNLRSLDEVERDVLLEQIIEECLEPYYENPDDHENFITIANILSIKNRKYIVDKIKEIIDIVLANENKEGLLDIFESYLNFESKENINKPIKKLTLNYIENYIDNLKENLLSLQNDVSYMYEETVKSINESKVYTFEPDDDLKMYSESKPLNDVYNQLKNMLDNIPNALSDLKNIESNIKKNPNNYNDYKIKENLPKFLNPIPGSSGKRVRDLIDEDSVFSELFINGEKLIKEGSFKELNNSLSIDPIIPNNNFQYQNFAEVSHNYIATLNEIVKSIIKKFDLYKKENNLIDFSDYEHLTLKLLTEYEDVREFYHDKFKEIMIDEYQDFNNVQEAIINKIREPIHDEKPTTVFMVGDVKQSIYQFRQADPELFNSKYAQALKLDEWELNKDLDKYMIIPFTNDELDSKFKDVSPRNIVIELNKNYRSNQNVIDFTNSVFDQIMIEDRGGINYRSGHALQFGGSNIDNTKCDVTVINKKTSDEQNGKKLSREEMTSQYIIDTIQKLKEGNPSFKYSDVAILSTSRKNHRHYSKELYNVGINSVMNTRKGFLESLEVKVVLSVLRALDNPLQDVDLISMMRLPIFNLSVKDIATIKNPNSYSHYLYSIFNFINDEDNKDKDLYDRLVYFKETLYDLRRYVRYHSVDEILRKLYEDLEIESFFVSMPLSESREANLTGLINKAVEFNRQGHRSVHEFINQMNHLISKEQDFGEESFVSEDDAVKIMTIHGAKGLEFKHVIYVDTETKFNKKSAESRLVIDSKLGYGIDQLYSHVSSEVYGYEESFYNKLIKNQMINKQQGEELRKMYVAFTRAENSIHIPLIVDDKEIEKSKMNEKDDPIKQSKPALYILDVINHFSDEQFININHKDMDELIKLKQDSTSLKEDESKKNDSSERSFQKDHSSRLNSILESFNHEDKTSSEIDLSQLDQNYEQQRPDVKKVSVTELKQLRQQQQLEATGEALNKEMVQFRRPSNPLKGHSEDYGMLTGTLMHEVMMHAMNDYRMNRDKGEELIAEEAERKAKEHSLFMSPNYKFKENAMNFLKNHEVKTLLKDVKEIHTEQPFFASYNDIVQASDDEELLFEGIIDLLLEKDDEFIIIDYKTDTISKDEKKELLNRYEEQLTLYTKAVQRLTGVNKVSSYIYGTKSDVLIQVTGEDSLLDGYQNNPKDFKNIVKISNEERHDDNMTSKILRLEKGKPLTINDKDTKGHLLHSCKLNNHEIGVKQKSGNIHWNSIVASYIKAKHIDELKVREILFNDIFPNEKIDDSEQHQKKILKNVVGIFKTEIEVEQKMDQKSSDNNQKIKMSDTSIPIYYACYTAMDNILLLQGLINVYGSTDDIIELEFYSNDKSSNDTDDENNINKSEIDDNISLNTIIYGPPGTGKTHKIKKDFYANLISSDVSKKNLEGLTWINAILLVFKEYDFIPLNLNDIYENKYIKEKIKQSNPENYKSTIRGAIYKDKNQLFKKDNNKWGITEKGIEKANEIDIDFKEVYKEDYNGNFEMVTFHQSFGYEEFIEGIKAKTINGHIEYIVENGIFVDFCERAMESKRKGENKNFLFAIDEINRANISKVFGELITLIEDDKRIKFVDGKWNGSMVTLPYSGKKFGVPDNVYLVGTMNTSDKSITLIDSALRRRFDFIELMPSPKTLSNILDENGIIKGVNVPKILTLLNERISVLYDRDHMLGHALFINVSSLEDLQKVFQKKVIPTLQDYFYGDLIKVKAVLNDKHSIFVKRKQLKPHLFDSGLIEDLYDIEEQYDLVTDVTHEDFIKYINSIDNENL from the coding sequence GTGAGTACTAAAGAGATTAAATTTAATCCTCAACAAGAGTTCTCTATTAATGCATTGGGCAATGGTGTTGAAAATTATGATGGGTTTAAACAATATGACAATATATTGGTGTCGGCGGCTGCAGGTTCGGGTAAAACAGCGGTGCTTGTTCAAAGAATTAAGAGAAACATTGAATTAGGTGTGAAAATCGATGAAATGTTAGTCTCGACATTTACGATTGAAGCGGCTAAAAATATGAAATCACGTTTAGAGGATTTGTTAGAAGAAAATATAAATTCTGATCATGAGCATAATGAAAAATATAAAACTGCAGTTGAGCAAATAAATAAAGCTCAAATATCAACATTGCATAGTTTCTGCTTAGATGTTATTCAAGATAATTATTATAAACTAGGCTTGTCACCTAATCTTCGTTCATTGGATGAAGTGGAAAGGGATGTCTTATTAGAGCAAATTATTGAAGAATGTTTAGAGCCATATTATGAAAATCCAGATGATCATGAAAACTTCATTACAATAGCAAATATACTATCGATTAAAAACAGAAAGTATATCGTTGATAAAATCAAAGAAATTATTGATATAGTATTAGCGAATGAGAATAAAGAAGGTTTATTAGATATCTTTGAAAGTTATTTGAACTTTGAAAGCAAAGAAAATATAAATAAACCTATTAAAAAACTTACTTTAAATTATATTGAAAATTATATTGATAATTTGAAAGAGAATTTATTAAGCCTACAAAATGACGTTTCTTATATGTATGAGGAGACAGTTAAATCTATAAATGAAAGTAAAGTGTACACTTTTGAGCCTGATGATGATTTGAAAATGTATAGTGAGTCCAAACCGTTAAATGATGTTTATAACCAATTGAAAAATATGTTAGATAATATTCCAAATGCTTTATCAGATCTTAAAAATATAGAATCAAATATTAAGAAAAATCCAAATAATTATAATGATTATAAAATCAAAGAAAACTTACCAAAGTTTTTAAATCCTATTCCAGGGTCAAGTGGAAAGAGAGTTAGAGATTTAATTGATGAAGATTCAGTCTTTTCAGAGCTTTTTATAAATGGTGAGAAACTTATAAAAGAAGGTTCTTTTAAAGAGTTAAATAATAGTTTGAGTATAGACCCAATTATCCCAAATAATAATTTTCAGTATCAAAACTTTGCTGAAGTGAGTCATAATTATATTGCAACATTAAATGAAATTGTAAAAAGTATTATCAAGAAATTTGATTTATACAAAAAAGAAAATAACTTAATAGATTTCTCAGACTACGAACATTTGACATTAAAGTTGTTAACAGAGTATGAAGATGTTCGAGAATTTTATCATGATAAGTTTAAAGAGATTATGATTGATGAATATCAAGATTTCAATAATGTCCAAGAAGCGATAATTAATAAAATTAGAGAGCCTATTCATGATGAGAAACCTACAACAGTGTTTATGGTTGGTGACGTGAAACAATCTATTTATCAATTCCGTCAAGCGGATCCGGAGTTGTTCAATAGTAAGTATGCACAGGCTTTGAAACTTGATGAGTGGGAATTAAATAAAGATCTAGATAAATATATGATTATTCCATTTACAAATGATGAACTTGATTCGAAGTTTAAAGATGTTTCACCTCGAAACATTGTTATAGAACTGAATAAGAACTATCGTTCGAATCAGAATGTCATTGACTTTACGAATAGTGTATTTGACCAAATTATGATAGAAGATCGTGGTGGTATTAATTACCGTTCAGGACATGCATTACAGTTCGGTGGTTCTAATATCGATAATACGAAATGTGATGTCACTGTGATAAATAAAAAAACTTCTGATGAGCAGAATGGTAAAAAGTTAAGCAGAGAAGAGATGACGAGTCAATATATTATTGATACGATTCAAAAGCTAAAAGAAGGAAATCCGTCTTTTAAATATAGTGATGTAGCAATCTTGTCAACTTCTAGAAAAAATCATCGTCATTATAGTAAAGAACTTTATAATGTTGGTATTAATAGTGTTATGAATACTCGTAAAGGATTTCTTGAGTCATTGGAAGTTAAAGTGGTTTTAAGTGTCTTACGGGCATTAGATAACCCATTACAAGATGTAGATTTAATTTCAATGATGAGGTTGCCTATCTTTAATCTTTCGGTGAAAGATATTGCAACAATTAAGAATCCGAATAGTTATAGTCATTATTTGTACAGTATATTTAATTTTATTAATGATGAAGACAATAAAGATAAGGACTTATATGACAGGCTAGTTTATTTTAAAGAGACTTTATATGATTTAAGACGATATGTAAGGTATCACTCAGTAGATGAAATTCTAAGAAAATTATATGAAGATCTTGAGATTGAATCATTCTTTGTATCGATGCCATTAAGTGAATCACGAGAGGCTAACTTAACTGGATTAATTAATAAAGCAGTTGAATTTAATCGTCAAGGACATCGCTCTGTTCATGAATTTATTAATCAAATGAATCATTTAATCTCTAAAGAACAAGATTTTGGTGAAGAATCTTTCGTTTCTGAAGACGATGCAGTAAAGATTATGACAATTCACGGAGCTAAAGGATTAGAGTTTAAACATGTAATTTATGTTGATACTGAAACTAAATTTAATAAGAAATCTGCAGAGAGCCGTTTAGTGATTGATAGTAAATTAGGATACGGTATCGATCAATTGTATTCTCATGTAAGTTCTGAAGTTTATGGGTATGAAGAATCATTCTATAATAAATTAATCAAGAATCAAATGATTAATAAACAACAAGGTGAAGAATTACGAAAGATGTATGTAGCGTTTACGAGAGCGGAAAACTCAATTCATATCCCATTGATTGTCGATGACAAAGAGATTGAAAAATCTAAAATGAATGAAAAAGATGATCCTATAAAGCAAAGTAAACCAGCATTATACATTTTAGATGTGATTAACCATTTCAGTGATGAACAGTTCATCAATATTAATCATAAAGATATGGATGAATTAATAAAGTTGAAACAAGATAGTACCTCACTAAAAGAAGATGAATCAAAAAAGAATGATTCATCAGAAAGATCATTTCAGAAAGATCATTCTTCTAGACTGAATTCAATATTAGAATCATTTAATCATGAGGATAAAACTTCATCAGAAATCGATTTAAGTCAGTTGGATCAGAATTATGAACAACAACGACCAGATGTCAAAAAAGTTTCAGTAACTGAGTTGAAGCAGTTAAGACAACAACAGCAACTTGAAGCAACAGGGGAAGCATTAAATAAAGAAATGGTTCAGTTTAGAAGGCCGAGTAATCCGCTAAAGGGGCATTCAGAAGATTATGGTATGTTGACAGGTACGTTAATGCATGAAGTCATGATGCATGCGATGAATGATTATAGAATGAATCGTGATAAAGGTGAAGAATTGATTGCAGAGGAAGCGGAAAGAAAAGCGAAAGAGCATTCATTGTTCATGAGTCCAAACTATAAATTCAAAGAGAATGCGATGAATTTCTTAAAAAATCATGAAGTGAAAACATTATTAAAAGATGTTAAGGAAATTCATACTGAACAGCCTTTCTTTGCAAGCTATAATGATATTGTTCAAGCGAGCGATGATGAAGAACTTCTATTTGAAGGGATTATTGATTTATTACTAGAGAAAGATGATGAATTTATTATTATCGACTATAAGACGGATACGATCAGTAAAGATGAGAAAAAAGAGTTATTAAATCGATATGAAGAGCAGTTGACATTGTATACGAAAGCAGTTCAAAGATTAACAGGTGTGAATAAAGTATCATCATATATCTACGGAACAAAAAGTGATGTGTTGATACAAGTTACTGGTGAAGACAGTTTATTAGATGGATATCAAAATAATCCAAAAGATTTTAAAAACATTGTTAAAATTTCAAATGAAGAAAGGCATGATGATAATATGACTAGTAAAATTTTAAGATTAGAGAAAGGTAAACCATTAACAATAAATGATAAGGATACAAAAGGGCACCTTCTACATTCATGTAAATTAAATAATCATGAAATAGGTGTGAAACAAAAATCTGGCAATATACATTGGAACTCAATAGTAGCTTCATATATTAAAGCTAAGCATATTGATGAATTAAAAGTTAGAGAGATTCTTTTTAACGATATTTTTCCAAATGAGAAAATTGATGACTCAGAGCAACATCAAAAGAAAATTTTAAAAAATGTAGTTGGAATATTTAAGACTGAAATTGAAGTCGAACAAAAAATGGATCAGAAATCATCAGATAATAATCAAAAAATTAAAATGAGTGATACATCAATCCCTATATATTATGCATGTTACACTGCAATGGATAATATTTTGCTTCTACAAGGATTAATAAATGTTTACGGTAGTACTGATGACATTATTGAGTTAGAATTTTATTCTAATGATAAATCTTCAAATGATACAGATGATGAAAATAATATTAATAAATCGGAAATAGATGATAATATATCTCTAAATACAATAATCTATGGGCCTCCTGGTACAGGTAAAACACATAAAATCAAAAAAGATTTTTATGCAAATCTTATTTCTAGTGATGTATCAAAAAAAAATTTGGAAGGATTAACATGGATAAATGCTATATTGTTGGTATTTAAGGAGTATGATTTTATACCATTAAATTTAAATGATATTTATGAAAATAAATATATAAAAGAAAAGATAAAACAGTCAAATCCTGAAAATTATAAATCAACTATTCGAGGTGCAATTTATAAAGATAAAAATCAATTATTTAAGAAAGATAATAATAAGTGGGGAATAACTGAAAAAGGTATTGAAAAGGCTAATGAAATTGATATAGATTTTAAAGAAGTTTATAAGGAAGATTATAATGGTAATTTTGAAATGGTGACATTTCATCAATCATTTGGGTATGAGGAATTTATAGAAGGTATCAAAGCTAAAACTATTAATGGACATATTGAATACATTGTAGAAAATGGAATATTTGTTGATTTTTGTGAAAGAGCTATGGAATCAAAAAGAAAAGGTGAAAATAAAAACTTTTTATTTGCTATTGATGAAATAAATAGAGCTAATATTAGTAAAGTATTCGGTGAGTTAATAACTTTGATTGAAGATGATAAGCGTATAAAATTTGTAGATGGAAAATGGAACGGTAGCATGGTTACCTTGCCGTACTCTGGAAAAAAGTTTGGTGTACCTGATAACGTCTATTTAGTTGGAACAATGAATACATCAGATAAATCAATAACCTTGATTGACTCGGCTTTACGAAGAAGATTTGACTTCATAGAGCTAATGCCTTCTCCAAAAACATTATCAAATATATTAGATGAAAATGGAATAATTAAAGGGGTTAATGTGCCTAAAATATTAACTTTACTTAATGAACGTATATCTGTTTTGTATGATAGAGACCACATGCTAGGACATGCATTATTTATTAATGTTAGTTCATTAGAAGATTTACAGAAGGTATTTCAAAAAAAAGTTATTCCTACTTTGCAAGACTATTTTTATGGGGATTTAATTAAGGTCAAAGCAGTTTTAAATGATAAACATAGTATTTTTGTAAAAAGAAAACAACTGAAACCACATTTATTTGATAGTGGATTGATTGAGGATCTATATGATATTGAAGAACAATATGATTTAGTTACTGATGTAACGCATGAAGATTTTATTAAATATATAAATAGCATTGACAATGAGAACCTATAA